In Euphorbia lathyris chromosome 2, ddEupLath1.1, whole genome shotgun sequence, the sequence gctcttttaaagacctttcaccaaatctttactggtcttactgaagctctcatctggcaaggcaaagctcaagcgtttagcgtcaatatgctcaATGCTGCTGACCTTAACATACCCGCAGAGGTATcaactgatggagttgcaatctttgatggcgtcaatgaaagcgctgacaaacttaaggagctatctaaagaactgactcgagctgtcttaactgatgctttcaaacttcctcctcctgatgctgacaaaacgggggagaaagataaagcagctagagctcagcatgagcgaagtcagtctcaacacaagaaaaagaaatagataggctagctcagtatagactaagtcagatgtaatctatatgccttatctattagttttgttgtgtaaccactgactactatcaatatatcatatctgcatctttaattcctattcctgagttatgatatatgttactgtgtactgagtcattacgtatcttcaattaaatcagctatgttttatacttataaatcttattgactgaatcaaatgctgataacatgtttgacattgacttatgtgcttataaaacattgtctgttaagaactcattgaacaacaaattactcagcgcactctatatgattataccttccgcttaatactgagtaaatagaatatgtttaataagctgacctatatctaaaaAACTGACCTTGGACTTACtcgaattaaacctttaaatgtttagagtaaaactaagtcagtagctcaacccttacgggggagtttgctaagttgaaataggtcaactatcatgggggagctcaatactgagttcttcgctgaatagttttgccaacatcaaaatgggggagtttgttgaaacacctttccacataattttgatttgacaaaattgtttaagtataattgaaatacatattctaaacacactaagtttaaatgctttgatttattatactaatgtgtttgttcaatgttgagttaaaactgtttataagacacaagaattaaaaggcccaagcccaatacaagtgttaaagcccaagtcaaacaactcagtacaactcggcccgcgtttgttaaaacgatgtcgctttggacaaaacgcaactcagcaagagaaggatctagaagaccttcgggaacaacttcaagatgaagctgctgagtagtatcaacaaagcgtacaagacatcagctggcaaatgaaaacttccagacaaagtatttctactttgggtaaagttcagacgacacagtatgctgtccagttgactttaccataaaaggagagacagtctgctgagctgaccgaggacagaagatacacaattctgattggccgagagctctgagcaagtcaggatgacaatgacaggtagccgtttccctccaacggttatttcgaaattcgaaatgaccgatgcccagacgtctctataaatagagccatcagaagcttcactcaacacagaacttgatcaagccattacgctgaccaaatttcaacacaagttctgcaagcaaagaagcaaagcaaatcttacactacaattcttatatctgtgtaaaagtctaaagtgattatttcaatcgtctaaagtgtcttagcaaatctttgtataggacaaaacacttatcatttctagagattagaaaggagaggctgagtactaggttatagtactcagcgagagattaggactgagtagaggtatagaggaaggtactcttgttatactcagttgctaagattgtaaaaggtttgaggctctacctttaaagagctcagtagaggattcgaaatctcggaacgtgttccggggacaggacgtaggcttagaagaagccgaacctggataaatctgctgagtaaagtatttcttacctttaactccttatttatattgcttgcttaaaataaccaaaaactgaccaagtaaagaggtcaagtttgagttgtgcgcgttaaacgcctgagctcaggaatagactctaagtgctatctcctgactcaagctaagaaactgacctagtcatcagttgactaagccagtatcttgctgtttactcagcgccgctgttaaaacctttttccttagaaaaagaagtctgccctaattgcaaaaaagtttaaatagttcctaacccccccttggaactatacttgcaacattacaagggaccaacaatatcaTGTTCTGAAAATTTTGTACGATTGTTTCATTTTCGCTACACCAAACAATATGTGAGAAAGTCATCATCCATCTTGTTGTACAAACCAGTCTTAATTAAAcctgtaaataaaataaagaatcaaaaataaaaaacttacttGGAAGTTGAAAATTGTGTGAGAATAGAAATTAATTGATCAATTGaattttgggtaaatttcatataaaactcttgtggtttcactaattttcagataaaagactgtggtttactttttgtcaaaacgaggattgaggttcgcacttggattaatgctattaaaaccatctttaacgacctgaaaataaaaattttcaagaattaaagttgttcaatgtcatattttttatggaactacattttcgattttcgaaaatcattttttttagaactttctatctctttaccaaacataatctaaataatctcaaaataaaaaagttgaagaattaaaattgtttagaatattagtagttcttaaaatatgtcatttttgaagtcgtcaagggtgattttaatagtatcaatcgaaaaagtctttattttgctaaagttgaaaacctcaatcctggttttgacaaaaagtaaaccacagtcctttatctgaaaattagtgaaaccacatggattttatttaaaatttactcTTGAATTTTTGAAACAAAAATAGACCAATTTGGAAAGTTATCCGATTTCAAAAATAGACCAATTTGGAAAGTTATCCGATTTCAAAGTTATCCGATTTCAAAATATGGAAAGCCCaaaatactattttttttaggtcaaatacatgaatatcataattaagtacaaaattacaattaaatcatatcaccaaacttatttcttaatatgtcattattctctatatattatgattttacaccataatttaagaGATCCAGACTCCAATTCAttaatcataaaccctagaaaatatattatagatttctaatttataaattctaatccttaaaatatattaaaagtaatgattttactagtttgacataatccaaaattatgatttgacatagttgtaaatagtttttaaaagatgaatttctgtgtaatttttcctattttttttaaaaaaaacatggaaAGCCCAAAACAAACCTTCAACAACCCAAAACGATATTGTTCTAGATTGTTTAGGGttaaaaaagtaaaagaagAGAATGACGGAAATATCTTTCTTATATGTGGAAAAAAAGGCACtactattttctttttcaacCACTATAACGGAAGGGGCCCCAGCCATAGCGGTTCTTAACGAAGGTAGGATTCAAAACCCCTATTTAGGGGGTTTTTGGTGGGGCAGAGGGTCGCTGACCCTCCCTGCCCTGGCACCACCCCTAATTATACTACAACGTAGAATCTAGTAACTTTtaactcaaaaaaaaaagttatatattTTACAAATTGTTTACTCTAGGATTCCATATAGCATAATATTTTCCACATATGATGATGATGTAGCCTTATATTATAGACTTAATACATATTTGTTCattaaacttgttcaaaaatGTTAATCAGttctctgaacttttaaagtgttctgatagctctctcaacttgtataaaatattcatttaagcccctgaacttgcacAAACTGTAATCAATTGTTCATTCGGTTGCAAAAGAGTAAGTTAGATGCGAAAGATGTACTGCACACGtcttaaacaaattaaaacgaccaagatcgagATATGcaattcttttttttcttctgggTTGCCATCGAGATATgcaattctaatattagagaagacaatctttatagttgagcaattaataactttatttttaatctattttttaattatgtaacaACTTGCATAAAGTTCGTGGAATATATCTTcaacatttaacttattttttacaaccgagtaattaattgattatattttacacaagttcaaGTGGTTAACTGAaaattttatgcaagttgagggagcTATCTAGAGGTTTTTCAACAATTAAACCTATGTTATAAATAATCCAAGTAACGCATTCCAACATTACAATTGTTAAaaagaacaaagaaaaaaaaaacaaagtaatattattaaaataaatataaaatatgagttattttattggcaaaaatttaaattaatggTCCTCAAAACATTAGGTAAATTTGAGTGACCATTAGTATATTTAATCAAACTCTCTTACTATGTaattctttccaaattctaaaacaattaaaaaataattgaagtatctaaattataaaattattttattaaaacatccttatatataattatttgaaatgaagaataattttttttttaaaagttttaattaacattaaattgtataataaaaaaatatacttgtttatttttattattccaAATAGATCTAAAAATTTGATAACATGTATTCAAATAGATCTAGAAATGACAGGTCTAGTTTTGTAAATTTTCTTTAATAATACGTGGTAATTACAATCGGATACGGGTTTGGATAGTGAATTTTTGCGGGTACCCCCAAATCGTAACCTAAACCTAATCTATCTCAACTCAAACTCATTTCTTTCTTTATCAGTTATCTCTTCTCTCCCTAGTGTCTTCCATTTTCCTCATCAGTCCGTTTTGCTTTATTAGTCGCCGATCATCGTTCAGGTATGTTGATTTAGCTTGTGCTTGAGTTTTTAATTAGTTGTTTGCTTCACTTGTTGTACGATATGCACTCTGCTTATAGTGTTTCCTCTATTCCTTGCTTGTTTTTTGCCATTATTTGTTAGGGGTGATGTTTGTCTAAGTTAAGATGGAATGGCTCTTTCTCTTTGGGTTTATCTAGTCTTTGTAATTTTTAGAAGGATGATAGCAATTTGATATATTTGAGTATTTGGTCTTTTACTGCATAAAATCCTTCTGTAAATTGGAAATTGAAATTTGAGTCTGCTAGTTTTTCTGTTTATTCAGGTTCACCTGTACTGTTTATTTAAGtattagaaaattaattttttttttaactcaaAGTAGTAGTAGGATCCACAAAACTACTGTAATGGataggaaaaaaaaagttagggatGTAATTGATTTTTGATGTATAAGGTAGGGTGTAAATTTAGCTTTTATGCCTTGTTATTCCAGGGGCTTTCTAATTGAAGTTTGTTGAAAATGCAATTGAAATGGAACTAGAATCGTTAGACGGTGGAGACCTGTGAAAATCCATTGCTCTCTATGACTTGTACGGTTTGGGTAACTTCAGAGTCAAGACGGAATTTGGAAAGAAACTACAGTCTTCCTCTTGGGAAATTCTGACAAATCGCTATCATCACTCTGTTTCCCTTTCACTCCTTCAATTTGAGTTTGCTCCggctccacctccacctccgcTGAAAATGGAAGCATCGGTTTTTTCCGCCGTCGAAACACTCCTGGActataaattcaaaaataagagTCTTCTCCAGGAAGCTTTAACACACCCTTCTTTTGAGGGTTCGGCATCATATCAGCGCCTGGAGTTCATAGGAGATGCTGCTCTAGGACTCGCCTTGGGTAATCATTTCTTCCTTGCTTATCCTCACCTTGATCCTGGCCAGTTGACTCGCTTACGTGCCGCTAATATCAGCAACGAGAAACTCGCCCGCGTCGCCGTTATCCATGATCTTTATCGCTTCCTTAGGCATAATGTTGAATCTCTCGATGATATGGTAAAACTAAACTCAGAAATCTCTATTAACTGTTGAATTGCGCCTCATTCTTTTCTATCACAGGTTAGGGAGTTCACTCGTTCTGTTAGACAAGAAAATAAAGCTGTAGCTCACGGCGGAGCAGTTAAAGCGCCGAAAATAATCGCCGATCTCGTGGAGTCTTTGGCGGGTGCTATCTACGTTGATCTCAATTTCAACCTTGAAATGTTATGGGTGGTGCGTAATTAACTTGTGTATTTGTTAATTTTTGTGCAGTGATTATGATTATTTCTATGATTATGGTGATTGGGTATATTGGTAGGTGTTTAGGCCTCTTTTAGAGCCCATTGTTACACTTAAAGACTTGCAGAACCATCCACAACCAGTTACTTTGCTGTATGAGCTGTGTCAAaagaagggaaaggaagttGATATTGTAAACTGGCCGACAGACTCAATGAATATTGCTAGTGTCTATGTTGATGGTGCATTTGTTGTCTCCGGTTGCTCTGAAAAAAAGGAAACCGCAAAGCTTAATGCTGCTGAGGAGGCATTGGCTAAGTTATCCCATATGAACTCTGATGTCATCGACGAGCCAGTTTGCATTGAAAATGCAAAACACGAGTTAGATTACCTGTGTGATAAGAAGAAATGGCCAAAACCAAGTTATAGGTATGTACTTCTGCTTATAGTTATAGGTTTTGGAGCTAATTGCAAGTAGTTTTGTTATACTGTGTCAATTTAATTTCCAATTTACTTAATGCTATTTTGAAAATCTTATTGGTTACACAAGTGAGTTTTTCAAATAATATAGTTTTCTTGAAAATCAAACATTTCTTGTGTGGATTTCAACTTGAATGTCTTTCATCACTTTCTAGCTAACATATATTTGTGAGGTCCTCTGCCTTTGGCCTCTCTTCTTGTTTCTTATATTGCCCACTTAATCTCTACCAAAATCATACTTCAATGCCTTTAGTATGTGTATGGTTAAAGGAAAAATTGATCATGGTATCACAAAACCTGCTTTTAATGCAAGAGTACTCATTTCTTTTAAGAAGTATGATTTCAATTCACAATTGGACCCAATTTTAACAATCATAGTTTTCATGATaatgatttattatttttattgattattgttgttgttatgTAGAGTAGCATGTTAAATAAACTGTAATGGTTCTTTTATTTCCTTTGACATGCAGTGTTAAAGAATTGGGTCCTCCTCATGAAAAGAAATTTATATGCATAGTGCAAATTACAACAACAGAAGGTGTGGTCTACAAGGTGGGAGAAGAGAAAACAAAAATCAAAGCTGCAAAAAATTCTGCTGCTTCAGTGATTATACGAGCTCTAAGACTCTCACATTGTCTTTGATTGCTGGAGGTCCAGGTACATGGTCTTTGCCACAATTGTTTAACATTCTAATTTTAGCGGACTCCCCTGTACACATCTTTGccatgtatatattttttttctttccacaaGTTATATCATGTAGTGgtatttaaaacgattttcattaGTTAGGAGTATTAGTCCAGGAGTATCGTAAAATTTTTCGTTAGAATTTCCCTTTATAGTGGACTTTGGTTCAACAAGAAGCTAATTTCATGTACCTTTTCATTATGGAAAAAAGCATTGTGAGCGTGGCAATTTTGATTTTTGTGGAATGACTTTTGATAATTcattttagggttaattataaataactactctgtggtttggccgatttgcgatgtggtacctgtggtattttgtttttgcaaacacaaccctatggttgtaaaattttacatgttttttttactttgctaaatttggccgataacgacttcgaaatgaaaattttcaagaattaaacttgtttggtattatatttactatggaaccatattcttaattttttaaaataatcatttttgaagttttctctctctaaacattatctttctctctcataaaaaaaaacacctaaatgaccttaaacctaaaaagttgaagaattaaagttgcttaaaatatcatttagctcttgaaagtttttattttgaagtcgttatcggccaaatttggcaaaataaaaaaaaacatgtaaaattttgcaaccatagggttgtgtttgcaaaaaaaaaaaaaaaccacagataCCACattgcaaatcggccaaaccacagggtagttatttgtaattaacccatcattttaatatattatgcttttatcatttat encodes:
- the LOC136219111 gene encoding ribonuclease 3-like protein 2, which codes for MEASVFSAVETLLDYKFKNKSLLQEALTHPSFEGSASYQRLEFIGDAALGLALGNHFFLAYPHLDPGQLTRLRAANISNEKLARVAVIHDLYRFLRHNVESLDDMVREFTRSVRQENKAVAHGGAVKAPKIIADLVESLAGAIYVDLNFNLEMLWVVFRPLLEPIVTLKDLQNHPQPVTLLYELCQKKGKEVDIVNWPTDSMNIASVYVDGAFVVSGCSEKKETAKLNAAEEALAKLSHMNSDVIDEPVCIENAKHELDYLCDKKKWPKPSYSVKELGPPHEKKFICIVQITTTEGVVYKVGEEKTKIKAAKNSAASVIIRALRLSHCL